Part of the Bacillus cereus group sp. RP43 genome is shown below.
TGGGGTGTAGCACGAGCGAAGTGCTAGGTGAAAGAATTGGAACATCAGGAACGATGGAAGTGGCAGAGGCGATTTTTTCTGAATTAAAACAATTTCAAGAACGAACAGGTATTGAATTGGCGTTTCAATGTTGTGAGCATTTAAATCGTGCTTTAGTAGTTGAGAGAGATGTAGCGATGAAATATCAATTTGAAATTGTAACAGTTACGCCTGTTAGATCAGCAGGTGGTGCATTAGCGACGTATGCGTATCACAATTTTAAAGATCCGGTAGTAATTGAGTTTATTAAAGCAGATGCAGGAATGGATATCGGCGATACATTTATCGGTATGCATTTAAAGCATGTAGCTGTACCGGTTCGTACAAGTGTGAAGGAAATAGGAAGTGCGCATGTAACGATGGCGAAAACACGTGGGAAACTAATAGGTGGAGCACGTGCTGCTTATGCGGCAAACGAAGAAGCTATTCCTTGCCGTTAAACATGAAAAATTATAAAGTCTTATAACAGCTTTATATCGAAAGGTAAAAGGTATGTAGTCTGACTTTATAATAGAAGAAAGAAAAGACCAATTTTGGTCTTTTTTTTTCTTTTATGATATAGAAAGTCATGTTAGAATGTAGTTGAAAACATGAAGGTTCGAAAGAATTACAACCTGAATTTTCGTTTTTTCTGAATAAATGAGAAAAAACTATTGGGAATTGATGTAATTCGTTCAGAAA
Proteins encoded:
- a CDS encoding TIGR01440 family protein, encoding MTEIVKVREQLQMSLSDFQEQATLQSGQIFVVGCSTSEVLGERIGTSGTMEVAEAIFSELKQFQERTGIELAFQCCEHLNRALVVERDVAMKYQFEIVTVTPVRSAGGALATYAYHNFKDPVVIEFIKADAGMDIGDTFIGMHLKHVAVPVRTSVKEIGSAHVTMAKTRGKLIGGARAAYAANEEAIPCR